From Bordetella flabilis, the proteins below share one genomic window:
- a CDS encoding amidohydrolase family protein produces the protein MNSTTAAMDPGADCPGPRADTRAPLVRIPHGACDAHFHVFGPYARYPLADGRSYTPPAAPLAAYLGMAATLGMTRAVIVQPSVYGADNRCMLDALVAMGTTRARGIAVLGTDAGGSPGKQRGVTRVPAALKDMDGVGVRGVRFNAITGDKDFQSRLDDAARRVGDLGWHIQLFVEPEALRACLPRIRTLPVDVVIDHLGQIDPAAGPDGLAFDTLRRALDTGRAWVKLTGYRCSRQAAPYADLAPYVRVLAREHGDRLLWGSNWPHPIRYHDMPEDGALVDALASWLDDEATLHRVLVHNPARLYGFPGAHSGGGDGAWAPRNAPG, from the coding sequence TTGAACAGCACCACCGCCGCAATGGACCCCGGCGCCGATTGCCCCGGCCCGCGCGCGGATACCCGTGCGCCCCTCGTGCGGATACCGCACGGCGCCTGCGACGCGCATTTCCATGTGTTCGGCCCCTACGCCCGCTATCCCCTCGCGGACGGACGCAGCTATACGCCGCCGGCCGCCCCGCTGGCCGCGTATCTCGGCATGGCGGCGACCCTGGGCATGACGCGCGCGGTAATCGTGCAGCCCAGCGTCTATGGCGCGGACAATCGCTGCATGCTGGACGCCTTGGTGGCCATGGGCACAACGCGCGCCAGGGGCATCGCCGTGCTGGGCACCGATGCAGGCGGCTCCCCGGGCAAGCAGCGGGGCGTCACGCGGGTCCCGGCAGCACTGAAGGACATGGACGGCGTGGGCGTGCGTGGCGTCCGCTTCAATGCAATCACCGGCGACAAGGATTTCCAAAGCCGGCTGGACGACGCGGCGCGGCGCGTGGGCGACCTGGGTTGGCACATCCAGCTATTCGTCGAACCCGAAGCGTTGCGCGCCTGCCTGCCGCGCATACGGACGCTGCCCGTGGATGTCGTGATCGACCACCTCGGCCAGATCGACCCGGCGGCGGGCCCGGATGGCCTCGCCTTCGATACGCTGCGCCGCGCGTTGGATACGGGCCGGGCCTGGGTGAAACTTACCGGCTACCGCTGTTCGCGCCAGGCCGCGCCCTATGCCGACCTGGCGCCCTATGTGCGCGTACTGGCGCGCGAGCATGGCGACCGCCTGCTGTGGGGCTCGAACTGGCCGCATCCCATCCGTTACCACGACATGCCGGAAGACGGCGCCCTGGTGGACGCCCTGGCGAGCTGGCTGGACGATGAAGCCACGCTGCATCGCGTGCTGGTTCACAACCCGGCGCGCCTGTATGGCTTTCCCGGCGCGCATTCCGGCGGCGGCGACGGCGCCTGGGCTCCGCGGAACGCCCCTGGGTAA
- a CDS encoding copper chaperone PCu(A)C: MTFPRLAIAALVLAVHGSAWADDYKKGDIEIEDLWVRATAPGQPNGGGYMEIENHGKAADELLAVKSDVAQTVEIHETRDANGMSTMRKVDAPLTIPPGGEVKFAPGGYHVMFVKLKQAFKEGTEIPATLTFRQAGDVPVVFKVKPLTYKPHGMSGHMAH, encoded by the coding sequence ATGACTTTTCCCCGATTGGCGATCGCCGCCCTGGTCCTGGCCGTTCACGGCAGCGCCTGGGCGGACGACTACAAGAAAGGCGACATCGAGATCGAAGACCTGTGGGTGCGCGCCACCGCGCCGGGCCAGCCCAACGGCGGCGGCTATATGGAAATAGAGAACCATGGCAAGGCCGCCGATGAGCTGCTCGCCGTGAAGTCGGACGTCGCGCAGACCGTGGAAATCCACGAGACCCGCGACGCCAACGGCATGTCGACGATGCGCAAGGTGGACGCGCCGCTGACCATACCGCCCGGCGGGGAAGTGAAGTTCGCCCCCGGCGGTTATCACGTCATGTTCGTGAAGCTCAAGCAAGCCTTCAAGGAAGGCACGGAAATCCCGGCCACGCTCACCTTCCGGCAGGCGGGCGACGTTCCGGTGGTCTTCAAGGTCAAGCCGCTGACCTACAAGCCGCATGGCATGAGCGGCCACATGGCCCACTGA
- a CDS encoding Bug family tripartite tricarboxylate transporter substrate binding protein: MHASIRRVAAIAALCVAPFATAQDWPTQPIRWIVPYPAGGGSDVVARTVASTLEKSLGQTIVVENRPGAATIIGATAVAQATPNGDMVGTADSGTLAYNPSLYAKLSYDPDKFTYIGGLAKLPLLLAVNVNSPYKTVADVLAAARATPGKLTAASAGSGSPHHLALELFKQRTGVDLLHVPYKGAAPAIQDLLGGQVDMMFIDLAAGLPNVKAGKLRVLGAATPQRLPVLPDVPTMAEQGVGDFTAYAWQGVVGPAGLPDAVVKKFSADLQKTLSLPEVAGKLQDMGVIPMPMSPAEFKAYAEQERRMWAGVIRKANIRLE; this comes from the coding sequence ATGCATGCAAGCATACGGCGCGTGGCGGCCATCGCCGCGCTATGTGTCGCCCCCTTCGCGACGGCCCAGGACTGGCCGACCCAGCCCATACGGTGGATCGTGCCTTACCCGGCCGGCGGTGGATCGGACGTCGTGGCGCGCACGGTGGCCAGCACGTTGGAGAAGTCGCTGGGCCAGACCATCGTGGTGGAAAACCGCCCCGGCGCCGCGACCATCATCGGCGCCACGGCCGTGGCGCAGGCGACGCCCAACGGCGATATGGTGGGGACGGCCGACTCCGGCACCTTGGCGTACAACCCGTCGCTGTACGCCAAGCTTTCCTACGATCCGGACAAGTTCACCTACATAGGCGGCCTGGCCAAGCTGCCGCTGTTGCTCGCCGTCAACGTGAACTCGCCCTACAAAACGGTGGCGGACGTACTGGCGGCGGCCCGCGCCACGCCGGGCAAGCTCACGGCCGCGTCCGCCGGTTCCGGTTCGCCGCATCATCTGGCCCTGGAACTGTTCAAGCAGCGCACCGGCGTGGACCTGCTGCACGTGCCCTACAAGGGCGCCGCACCCGCCATCCAGGACCTGCTGGGGGGCCAGGTCGACATGATGTTCATCGATCTGGCGGCCGGCCTGCCGAACGTCAAGGCGGGCAAGCTGCGCGTCCTGGGCGCGGCCACGCCGCAACGGCTGCCGGTGCTGCCCGACGTGCCCACCATGGCCGAACAGGGCGTCGGCGACTTCACCGCCTATGCCTGGCAAGGGGTGGTGGGGCCGGCGGGGCTGCCGGACGCGGTGGTGAAGAAGTTCAGCGCCGACCTGCAGAAGACGCTGTCGCTGCCCGAGGTCGCCGGCAAGCTGCAGGACATGGGCGTGATACCCATGCCCATGTCGCCGGCCGAATTCAAGGCCTACGCGGAGCAGGAGCGGCGGATGTGGGCCGGGGTGATCCGCAAGGCGAATATCCGGCTGGAGTGA
- a CDS encoding YggS family pyridoxal phosphate-dependent enzyme, translating to MSAPDTVAQRLADLQSRIAAACRRAGRDPAEVALLPVSKTFGVDLIRAVAGLGLRRFGESKMQEVRDKAGPLADCGIEWVVIGHLQTNKAKDAARLAAEVQSLDRLDLAEALDRRLRQEGRTLDVLVQVKTSDEPGKYGLDPAALPEFVRTVARDYPSLRVRGLMTLAVNSDDDEAVRACFRTLRQWRDRLRDEAIPGIDLPRLSMGMSGDFELAIEEGATEVRIGSALFGARDYGTVAGVAPAA from the coding sequence ATGTCCGCCCCCGATACCGTCGCCCAGCGCCTGGCCGACCTGCAGTCCCGCATCGCGGCCGCCTGCCGCCGCGCCGGCCGCGATCCCGCCGAGGTCGCCTTGCTGCCTGTCAGCAAGACCTTCGGCGTGGATCTGATCCGCGCCGTCGCCGGGCTGGGCTTGCGGCGTTTCGGCGAAAGCAAGATGCAGGAAGTACGCGACAAGGCCGGCCCGCTGGCCGACTGCGGCATCGAGTGGGTGGTGATCGGGCATTTGCAGACCAACAAGGCCAAGGACGCCGCGCGCCTGGCCGCGGAGGTGCAGTCCCTGGATCGGCTGGACCTGGCCGAGGCCCTGGATCGGCGCCTGCGGCAGGAAGGCCGCACGCTGGACGTGCTGGTGCAGGTCAAGACTTCCGACGAGCCCGGCAAGTACGGCCTGGATCCCGCCGCGCTGCCGGAATTCGTGCGCACGGTGGCGCGCGACTATCCCAGCCTGAGGGTGCGCGGCCTGATGACGCTGGCGGTCAACTCGGACGACGACGAAGCGGTGCGGGCCTGCTTCCGCACGCTGCGGCAGTGGCGCGACCGCCTGCGCGATGAAGCCATCCCCGGTATCGACCTGCCGCGTCTTTCCATGGGCATGAGCGGCGACTTCGAACTGGCCATCGAAGAAGGCGCCACCGAGGTACGTATCGGCAGCGCGCTGTTCGGCGCGCGCGATTACGGCACAGTGGCGGGCGTGGCGCCGGCGGCATAA
- a CDS encoding PLP-dependent aminotransferase family protein — protein MSSLSVPGYAFAAPFQIPAPSPIRSLAPYANRPGTISMAGGYPAQELFDVAGLTAASGKVATRLASCLQYSNIEGQPALRAQLARLSAERGVRCDPDTELAVTGGSQQSLALLGRVMLQPGDAAIIESPGFPNSRQALHYTGADIHPVRSGPDGVDVDALAQLVERVKPKLVSVVATFSNPCGATLSRARRLRLLELAVRHRFLLVEDDPYGELRFEGVAVPPLAALAEGEARNWVVYISSMSKTMAPALRIGWMIAPAEIRRRCVSAKAADDMASSAWVQEIVAQYVQDGHYHSHVPRIRDAYAARCEALAAALAEELGDRVSFSKPQGGMFCWVRLNGDIDSTRLLPYAIEHEVVYVPGKAFYADPGQADMQAMRLSFATMNGAEIRQGIVRIGAALDACARNEPVSIVLPG, from the coding sequence ATGTCGTCCCTCTCCGTGCCCGGCTACGCGTTCGCGGCACCGTTTCAGATTCCGGCCCCCTCCCCCATCCGCTCGCTTGCTCCCTACGCCAACCGCCCCGGCACCATCAGCATGGCCGGCGGCTATCCCGCGCAGGAGCTGTTCGACGTCGCCGGTCTGACCGCCGCGTCGGGCAAGGTCGCCACGCGGCTCGCGAGCTGCCTGCAATACTCCAACATCGAGGGCCAGCCGGCGCTGCGGGCCCAACTGGCACGGCTATCCGCCGAACGCGGTGTGCGTTGCGATCCGGACACCGAACTGGCGGTGACCGGCGGGTCGCAGCAGTCGCTGGCGCTGCTCGGCCGGGTCATGCTGCAGCCGGGTGACGCCGCCATCATCGAGAGCCCGGGCTTCCCCAACTCGCGCCAGGCCTTGCACTATACCGGCGCGGACATCCACCCCGTGCGGTCCGGCCCGGACGGCGTCGACGTCGACGCGCTGGCGCAACTGGTGGAACGGGTCAAGCCCAAGCTGGTGAGCGTGGTGGCGACGTTTTCGAATCCCTGTGGCGCAACGCTCAGCCGTGCCCGCCGGCTGCGCCTGCTGGAACTTGCCGTCCGGCACCGTTTCCTGCTGGTGGAGGACGATCCCTACGGCGAACTGCGCTTCGAAGGCGTAGCCGTTCCGCCGCTCGCGGCCCTGGCCGAAGGGGAAGCACGCAACTGGGTGGTGTACATCTCCAGCATGTCCAAGACCATGGCGCCGGCCTTGCGCATCGGCTGGATGATCGCACCCGCCGAGATCCGGCGCCGCTGCGTCAGCGCCAAGGCCGCCGATGACATGGCCTCGTCGGCCTGGGTGCAGGAGATCGTGGCGCAATACGTGCAGGACGGCCACTATCACTCGCATGTCCCGCGCATCCGTGATGCCTATGCGGCACGCTGCGAAGCGCTGGCCGCCGCGCTGGCAGAGGAACTGGGCGATCGCGTGTCGTTCAGCAAGCCGCAGGGCGGCATGTTCTGCTGGGTGCGGTTGAATGGCGATATCGACAGCACGCGGCTGCTGCCCTACGCCATCGAGCATGAAGTGGTCTATGTGCCGGGCAAGGCCTTCTATGCCGATCCGGGGCAGGCGGACATGCAGGCGATGCGTTTGTCCTTCGCCACCATGAACGGTGCGGAGATCCGCCAGGGCATCGTGCGTATCGGCGCCGCGCTGGATGCCTGCGCGCGGAACGAACCGGTTTCTATCGTCCTGCCCGGCTAG